In the genome of Pseudomonas bubulae, one region contains:
- a CDS encoding FAD-dependent oxidoreductase produces the protein MNKNNRHPVDGKKPVTIFGPDFPFAFDDWIEHPAGLGSIPTHKLGAEVAIVGAGMAGMVAAYELMKLGLKPVVYEASKMGGRLRSQAFEGSEGVIAELGGMRFPVSSTAFYHYVDKLGLETKPFPNPLTPASGSTVIDLEGQTFYAQKLADLPALFQEVADAWADALEEGSRFGDIQQAIRDRDVPRLKELWNTLVPLWDDRTFYDFVATSKAFAKLSFQHREVFGQVGFGTGGWDSDFPNSMLEIFRVVMTNCDDHQHLVVGGVEQVPLGIWRHAPECCAHWPTGTSLSSLHNGAPRTGVKAISRTQDGMFSVTDILGVTRPYEAVLVTCQSWLLTTQIECEESLFSQKLWMALDRTRYMQSSKTFVMVDRPFWKDKDPETGRDLMSMTLTDRLTRGTYLFDNGDDKPGVICLSYSWMSDALKMLPHPVEKRVKLALDSLKKIYPKVDIASRIIGDPITISWEADPHFLGAFKGALPGHYRYNQRMYAHFMQKDMPAEQRGIFIAGDDVSWTPAWVEGAVQTSLNAVWGIMHHFGGSTHAANPGPGDVFHEIGPIALPD, from the coding sequence ATGAACAAGAATAATCGTCACCCTGTCGACGGTAAAAAACCCGTCACCATCTTCGGCCCGGACTTCCCGTTTGCCTTCGATGACTGGATCGAACACCCCGCTGGCCTGGGCAGTATCCCCACACATAAACTTGGCGCTGAGGTAGCGATTGTCGGTGCTGGCATGGCCGGGATGGTGGCGGCCTACGAGTTGATGAAGCTGGGCCTCAAACCCGTGGTATATGAAGCCTCGAAAATGGGTGGGCGCCTGCGCTCGCAAGCCTTTGAGGGCAGTGAAGGGGTGATTGCCGAGCTCGGCGGCATGCGCTTTCCAGTGTCGTCAACAGCGTTTTACCACTATGTCGACAAGCTGGGGCTGGAGACCAAACCCTTCCCCAACCCGCTGACCCCAGCTTCCGGCAGTACGGTTATCGACCTCGAAGGGCAAACCTTCTACGCACAAAAACTGGCGGATCTGCCTGCCCTGTTTCAGGAAGTGGCCGACGCCTGGGCCGATGCGCTGGAGGAAGGTTCGCGCTTTGGCGATATTCAGCAAGCCATCCGTGACCGCGACGTCCCTCGCCTCAAAGAACTGTGGAACACGCTGGTTCCTCTGTGGGACGACCGCACGTTCTACGACTTCGTCGCGACCTCCAAGGCCTTTGCCAAACTGTCATTCCAGCACCGCGAAGTGTTTGGCCAGGTGGGTTTCGGTACTGGCGGATGGGATTCGGACTTCCCCAACTCGATGCTGGAAATCTTCCGGGTGGTGATGACCAACTGCGACGACCATCAGCATCTGGTCGTTGGCGGTGTCGAACAAGTGCCACTGGGAATCTGGCGCCACGCCCCCGAATGCTGTGCCCATTGGCCTACAGGCACCAGCCTGAGTTCGCTGCACAACGGCGCACCTCGCACCGGGGTCAAGGCGATCTCTCGCACACAAGATGGGATGTTTTCCGTCACTGACATTCTCGGAGTCACACGCCCCTACGAAGCCGTGCTGGTCACATGTCAAAGCTGGCTACTGACCACCCAGATCGAATGCGAAGAGTCGCTGTTCTCACAGAAGCTGTGGATGGCCCTTGACCGTACGCGCTACATGCAATCATCGAAAACCTTTGTCATGGTCGACCGCCCGTTCTGGAAGGACAAAGACCCGGAAACCGGCCGCGACCTGATGAGCATGACCCTCACCGACCGCCTGACCCGTGGCACCTACCTGTTCGACAACGGCGACGACAAGCCGGGGGTGATATGCCTGTCGTACTCGTGGATGAGCGATGCGCTGAAAATGCTCCCGCACCCAGTGGAAAAGCGCGTGAAGCTGGCCCTCGACTCGCTGAAAAAGATTTATCCGAAGGTGGATATCGCCAGCCGCATCATCGGCGACCCGATCACCATTTCATGGGAGGCAGACCCGCATTTCCTGGGCGCCTTCAAGGGTGCACTGCCGGGGCATTACCGCTACAACCAGCGGATGTATGCGCACTTCATGCAAAAGGACATGCCCGCAGAACAACGCGGGATCTTTATTGCCGGCGATGACGTGTCGTGGACCCCGGCCTGGGTTGAGGGTGCGGTGCAGACTTCATTGAACGCGGTCTGGGGCATCATGCATCACTTTGGCGGCAGCACCCATGCGGCCAACCCGGGGCCGGGAGATGTGTTCCACGAAATTGGCCCGATTGCGCTGCCGGATTGA
- a CDS encoding Lrp/AsnC family transcriptional regulator — MPDTRPPALDEIDRQLIAALQLNARESVAMLARQLGIARTTVTSRLARLEKTGVITGYGVRLGQRLIDGGLQAYVGITVQPRSGKDVVRRLSAMAQVQQLCAVSGEFDYVAWLRSDSPEQLDQLLDQIGSVEGVEKTTTSIILSSKVDRG, encoded by the coding sequence TTGCCTGACACCCGCCCCCCTGCACTGGATGAAATCGACCGTCAATTGATCGCGGCCTTGCAGCTCAATGCCCGGGAAAGCGTGGCAATGCTGGCACGCCAATTGGGGATTGCCCGCACCACCGTGACATCACGCCTGGCGCGGCTGGAGAAAACCGGGGTGATTACCGGCTACGGGGTTCGCTTGGGCCAGCGCCTGATTGATGGCGGCCTGCAGGCCTATGTCGGGATTACCGTGCAGCCACGCTCCGGCAAGGACGTGGTGCGACGCTTGAGTGCGATGGCCCAGGTGCAGCAACTGTGCGCAGTCAGTGGCGAATTCGATTACGTGGCTTGGCTGCGCAGCGATTCACCCGAGCAGCTGGACCAGTTGCTCGATCAGATCGGCAGTGTCGAAGGCGTCGAGAAAACCACCACCTCAATCATCCTCAGCAGCAAAGTTGATCGCGGATAA